Proteins found in one Mustela lutreola isolate mMusLut2 chromosome 12, mMusLut2.pri, whole genome shotgun sequence genomic segment:
- the LOC131813254 gene encoding LOW QUALITY PROTEIN: thiamine transporter 2-like (The sequence of the model RefSeq protein was modified relative to this genomic sequence to represent the inferred CDS: inserted 1 base in 1 codon), whose protein sequence is MYCFRTSPSHSWIYPTVILCLFGFFSMMRPSEPFFIPYLSRPDKNLTSSEITNEIIPIWTYSYLVLLLPVFVLTDYVCYKPVIILQGVSFIITWLLLLFGQGVKAMQVVEFFYGMVTATEVVSYAYIYSVVSPEHYQKVSGYCRSITLVAYTVASVLAQLLVSLASLSYFYLNVISLASISVAFILSLFLPVPKKSMFFHAKSSKGLRKQRDKNEASDAPYKINTPGGEENPTSEIPTISGNPDGGPLSSPMLQNVALNVFVQWFQDLKECYSSKRLFYWSLWWVFSTAGFNQVLNYVQILWDYKSPSQSSFVYNGAVEALATFGGAVAAFAMGYVKVNWDLLGELALAIFSIISAGSLFLMHYTTDIWTCXAGYLIFKSSYMLLITIAVFQIAVDLSVERYALVFGMNTFMALVIQTIMAVIVVDQKGLNLPISIQFLVYGSYFAVIAAIFLMRSTDIIYSTKCQKQAQSSPASQNTDELHPEGPRNVITGTKL, encoded by the exons ATGTATTGTTTCAGAACTTCACCAAGTCATTCCTGGATTTATCCCACAGTGATCCTGTGCTTATTTGGATTTTTCTCCATGATGAGACCCTCAGAACCCTTTTTTATACCATATTTATCTAGACCAGATAAAAACCTGACCAGTTCAGAGATCACAAATGAGATCATCCCAATTTGGACATACTCTTACCTGGTGCTGCTGCTCCCCGTTTTTGTCCTAACTGACTACGTCTGCTACAAGCCAGTCATCATCCTGCAAGGAGTCAGCTTCATCATCACGTGGTTGCTGCTCTTGTTCGGCCAGGGAGTGAAGGCCATGCAGGTGGTGGAGTTCTTCTATGGGATGGTCACTGCTACCGAGGTAGTGTCCTATGCCTACATTTACAGCGTGGTCAGCCCCGAGCACTACCAGAAAGTGAGTGGCTACTGCAGGAGCATCACACTGGTGGCCTACACAGTGGCCTCGGTGCTGGCCCAGCTCCTGGTGTCCCTGGCAAGCCTCTCATACTTTTACCTCAACGTCATATCCTTGGCTTCCATCTCTGTGGCCTTCATTTTGTCCCTTTTCCTGCCAGTGCCCAAGAAGAGCATGTTTTTCCATGCAAAATCCAGCAAAGGACTACGGAAGCAACGGGACAAAAATGAGGCATCAGATGCACCTTACAAAATTAACACACCAGGTGGTGAAGAGAATCCCACTTCAGAAATACCCACCATTTCAGGGAACCCGGATGGTGGTCCTTTGAGCAGCCCGATGCTGCAAAATGTAGCGTTGAATGTTTTTGTGCAGTGGTTCCAAGATCTGAAGGAGTGCTACTCTTCCAAGCGACTATTTTACTGGTCCCTATGGTGGGTCTTCTCCACAGCAGGTTTTAACCAAGTTTTGAACTATGTTCAAATCCTGTGGGATTACAAGTCACCATCCCAGAGTTCTTTTGTCTATAATGGGGCAGTAGAAGCTCTTGCAACCTTTGGAGGGGCCGTGGCTGCCTTTGCAATGGGCTACGTGAAAGTCAACTGGGATCTTCTGGGGGAGCTCGCTCTAGCCATCTTCTCCATCATTAGCGCAGGCTCTCTGTTTCTCATGCATTACACGACCGACATCTGGACAT TTGCTGGCTATCTGATATTCAAGTCCAGCTATATGCTGCTTATAACCATAGCAGTATTTCAGATCGCAGTTGATCTGAGTGTGGAACGCTATGCCCTGGTATTTGGAATGAACACCTTCATGGCACTCGTAATTCAGACCATTATGGCAGTGATTGTTGTAGATCAGAAAGGACTCAACCTGCCAATCAGCATTCAGTTTTTAGTTTATGGGAGTTATTTTGCAGTTATTGCTGCCATTTTTCTAATGAGAAGCACAGATATCATCTACTCAACCAAATGTCAAAAGCAAGCACAGAGCTCTCCAGCTAGTCAGAATACAGATGAGCTCCACCCAGAGGGACCAAGGAATGTCATTACAGGAACAAAGCTCTGA